The DNA window CTGTACTGTAGTAACGGGTACAGTGCTGATGGTGGTCAGGCTGTACTGTAGTAACAGGTACAGTGCTGATGGTGGTCAGGCTGTAATGTAGTAACAGGTACAGTGCTGATGGTGGTCAGGCTGTAATGTAGTAACAGGTACAGTGCTGATGGTGGTCAGGCTGTACTGTAGTAACAGGTGATGGTGGTCAGGCTGTACTGTAGTAACAGGTGATGGTGGTCAGGCTGTACTGTAGTAACAGGTACAGTGCTGATGGTGGTCAGGCTGTACTGTAGTAACAGGTACAGTGCTGATGGTGGTCAGGCTGTACTGTAGTAACAGGTACAGTGCTGATGGTGGTCAGGCTGTACTGTAGTAACAGGTACAGTGCTGATGGTGGTCAGGCTGTAATGTAGTTaactctgtcttctccctctccccccaagGGATGGATCCTTCTGTGCCCCACGAGAGGAGAACTCCTGTCACCCCTGGCTCCTCCTCTCGCTACCACCGCCGCCGCTCCTCTGGCTCCCGGGACGAACGCTACAGATCAGGTACGCCAGAAACACCTTTCAACACATCACAAACAGTAACACAAAACTCAAGCTCATGGTATACAGTTGGAAACTTAATACAAATTACAAAAACCCAGTATTACCAGTGTGCTGTAGTTTCTCTTCTATTTTGAATACCCTTTTTTCACCATGCACCTGGTTGTACATTCAGCTCTGTGAGTTGTCTTCCTGAAGTACAGTTAGCAACTTGGCAGTTACTATAGGACAGTATAGAAGCACCAATGGAGAACTGCATTTTAAACACTAAATTACATTTGGTTTGTGGTAACATAATTCATTTGGATTACCAAGAGCTTTGTTTTTTATTAGTCTCGCTATTAATGCTAAATGCATAAAAACAAGTTTTTTTATTTACCACCCCAATGCTGTTTATCACTCCTATTTAGACCAATGAACCACTTGCTTTgttacccacccacccatccatctgtctcccctaccctctctctctcccccctctccccccaggTTCTTTTTctattttactctctctctcgctccctctgtctctctctatataggtagataggtagataaatatatagatatatatttatCTACCTatcttttatttatatatatatatatatatatatatatatatatatatatatatcaaaaggCTAATCATTTCTGTGGTTTGCAGACAAATGACTCAACATACCAGCCACAGATTCTGGCACTGTGTTCTAGCTTTGTCTTAGAAACACACATTTctgtgccccaaatggcaccatacttCCTGTTGGTTTGCATCATGGTTTTTGTTGTATTTTACCAGTGCTTAGCTTTACACACAGCTATTGATGCTCTTAATAATAGCCTATTATAGGGCTGGACACAATGATCTCACATTAAGCTTCAGTTGTCTGGAGACATTATTCAGACCCAGACATAGAGGGAGCAGCCAATGGGCACACAAGTTCCTAGAATACAGCCCTATAAAACAGGATTCATGTTGAATTAAAGAATACATGACAACCACAAAGGCTTTGGATgcatcccaattggcaccctattccctttgtggtgtactacttttgaccagagtacaTAGGGCTCCGGTCAAAGTGGAGCACTAGAAaaggaatggggtgccatttgggatacaaccaGAGTCTGTTCTCAATGGCCGTTACTAAACAGGGCCACTAAAGCATAGAGACATAAAGGGCATAGGTTACTGGCAATAGTTTTTCCTCACTAAAACCAAACTCTTTCTTTACGATCTTTTATAAGTTACATTACGGCACAATGTTTTATCAGCCTCTTGTTTGGTTAGATTAGTCCACTTAGAGTGAGATGTCGTCTTGCTTTTGTGAGAAGCCAACAGCGGTGAAGTCCCCAGTGTAGAAGAAGACAACTACCACCTTGAGAGTATCGACAATGAACAATGTTGCTTGTTACTGTACATACACTGTGGAACTTCTGAAGTAGTATTTCGGCTACATTCACAGTGATTATTTCATCCCAATCTTCTAAGCCTATGCTTTTCTAAAATAATATACTTTAGCAACAATATATACTGTAATTGTTGTCCTTGTTctaattatatacagtatatattgttTAGTGAAATATACATTCCACAGACTCATTTAATTTGTCCCGCAATAAACCTGGAATCTGGGAGTTTGTCAGGTCTTCCAACATGTCtgtcctgcgctgtgtgtgtTGCAGATGTCCACACAGAGGCTGTGCAGGCGGCTCTGGCCAAACAGAAGGAGCGTGGTAAGATGGCAGTACCCATGCCCTCCAAGCGCCGCTCCTTGGTCGTGCAGTCCTCCATGGATGCCTACACTCCCCCAGGTGAGGAACATATAGGACTCCAAGGTAATCATAGCAGCCTGGGACTGCTCCActgcactgtgtatgtgtgtggcgtgtgtgtgcaCGCCTGAAGATTGATGTAGGGTGACATTGTCCCTGGTcgtgatcttgggtcagttttgcatttttcCCACTAATGTtttaggttaggattgggggagcggaaactgatcctagatctgtacctaggggaaacttcaccctggAGGCGTGAATATGCCTCCAGCCTgtccctgcccctgtctctgtccctgcccctCACTAACTCACTCATTCAGTGTCACTAATGTGTGTTTAATCTGATGTCTAGTCAATCAGGAAGAGTAGAAAAGTATACACTCTggatacaaaacattaagaacagctgctctttccatgagactgaccaggtgaacccaggtgaaagttatgatcccttattgatgtcacttgttaaatccacttgaatcagtgtagatgaataggaggagacagattaaataaTGATTTTGAAGCCTTTGAGACAgttaagacatggattgtgtgtgtgtgcaacttaATATTACGAAGGTGTTGCTCATTTTTGTtatactcagtgtgtgtgttggtcagttcAATCAGCCTGGGTTGGAAATACATCAATTTATCACAAATACGTTGTTGAGGAGTATCTACGTTATTTCTTGACTGGATGTAATTACAACTAAATTAGTCAATATGAAAGCGTAATTGACGTTAATGTATGATTAAGTTGTTTCCTCTTGATATTGTGCATATAGGAATACTTTTTTAGGATAGCATCCGTTTAGATGCAACAGCAATTTAACACTTCAGTTCAGTAGTATTTTAGCACTAGAGTTGATGACACAGAGACGTTACAGATCAAACGTCCCCAGTCTGTCAGTGACAGGAGCAGAAAGAAGCTAGTACTGACATGATGTCATAGATGACCATGGGAGGGGTTCACTCAACTTGAAGCTGTTGCTCATGCTGGCTACAAACAGTTGATAGATGACCATTTTGACCTTCTTCTATAGGATAATTGTGATTGCGATCAATTTCAGTCACCTGTTCCAGACCCTTGTCgaaaataaaagctgaactaCAGACTTCAGTTGCATCTCAaactataccctattccctatatagtgcactacttttgaccaggttaGCCGGAGGGTGCACAGTGCAATAAATAGAGAATATGGGACTCTTTTGCTCCATCACTCTTATGCTCAGCTTATAGAAGGAGTATATGGTTAATAATACTAGCACGTTAGATGCTAGAGCTCATTTCTCCCTTTGCCGTATCCCACTAACCAACATCTGGCTGTGTGCTAAATCACTGACAACAGCAATAAGGTGTTGACGTCATCGCCTGTTTTGTACTGTATAGCTATAGTAATGTAACACGGCATACCCCCACCCAGCCAGGGGTTTATGGAGTGGACAGTGTCTTTATGAGAGAGGGCTGTGTTAGGGAGTGAACAGAGctgtgttatggagtggcgtGGCGTGGACAGAGGTGTGTTATGGAGTGGCGTGGCGTGGACAGAGGTGTGTTATGGAGTGGCGTGGCGTGGACAGAGGTGTGTTATGGAGTGGCGTGGACAGAGGTGTGTTATGGAGTGGCGTGGCGTGGACAGAGGTGTGTTATGGAGTGGCGTGGCGTGGACAGAGGTGTGTTATGGAGTGGCGTGGACAGAGGTGTGTTATGGAGTGGCGTGGCGTGGACAGAGGTGTGTTATGGAGTGGCGTGGACAGAGGTGTGTTATGGAGTGGCGTGGTGTGGCGTGGACAGAGGTGTGTTATGGAGTGGCGTGGCGTGGACAGAGGTGTGTTATGGAGTGGCGTGGCGTGGACAGAGGTGTGTTATGGAGTGGCGTGGTGTGGACAGAGGTGTGTTATGGAGTGGCGTGGCGTGGACAGAGGTGTGTTATGGAGTGGCGTGGCGTGGACAGAGGTGTGTTATGGAGTGGCGTGGCGTGGACAGAGGTGTGTTATGGAGTGGCGTGGACAGAGGTGTGTTATGGAGTGGCGTGGCGTGGACAGAGGTGTGTTATGGAGTGGCGTGGCGTGGACAGAGGTGTGTTATGGAGTGGCGTGGCGTGGCGTGGACAGAGGTGTGTTATGGAGTGGCGTGGCGTGGACAGAGGTGTGTTATGGAGTGGCGTGGCGTGGCGTGGACAGAGGTGTGTTATGGAGTGGCGTGGCGTGGCGTGGCGTGGACAGAGGTGTGTTATGGAGTGGCGTGGCGTGGACAGAGGTGTGTTATGGAGTGGCGTGGCGTGGACAGAGGTGTGTTATGGAGTGGCGTGGACAGAGGTGTGTTATGGAGTGGCGTGGCGTGGACAGAGGTGTGTTATGGAGTGGCGTGGCGTGGACAGAGGTGTGTTATGGAGTGGCGTGGAGTGGACAGAGctgtgttatggagtggcgtGGCGTGGACAGAGGTGTGTTATGGAGTGGCGTGGCGTGGCGTGGACAGAGGTGTGTTATGGAGTGGCGTGGCGTGGACAGAGGTGTGTTATGGAGTGGCGTGGAGTGAACAGAGGTGTGTTATGGAGTGGCGTGGCGTGGACAGAGGTGTGTTATGGAGTGGCGTGGCGTGGACAGAGGTGTGTTATGGAGTGGCGTGGCGTGGACAGAGGTGTGTTATGGAGTGGCGTGGAGTGGACAGAGGTGTGTTATGGAGTGGCGTGGCGTGGACAGAGGTGTGTTATGGAGTGGCATGGAGTGAACAGAGGTGTGTTATGGAGTGGCGTGGAGTGGACAGAGctgtgttatggagtggcgtGGTGTGAACAGAGGTGTGTTATGGAGTGGCGTGGAGTGAACAGAGGTGTGTTATGGAGTGGCGTGATGTGGACAGAGGTGTGTTATGGAGTGGCGTGGAGTGAACAGAGGTGTGTTATGGAGTGGCGTGGAGTGAACAGAGGTGTGTTATGGAGTGGCGTGGAGTGAACAGAGGTGTGTTATGGAGTGGCGTGGAGTGAACAGAGGTGTGTTATGGAGTGGCGTGGAGTGAACAGAGCTGTGTTATGGAGTGGAGTGGCGTGGCGTGGACAGAGGTGTGTTATGGAGTGGCGTGGCGTGGACAGAGGTGTGTTATGGAGTGGCGTGGAGTGAACAGAGctgtgttatggagtggcgtGCCGTGGACAGAGGTGTGTTATGGAGTGGCGTGGCGTGGACAGAGGTGTGTTATGGAGTGGCGTGGAGTGAACAGAGGTGTGTTATGGAGTGGAGTGGCGTGGCGTGGACAGAGGTGTGTTATGGAGTGGCGTGGCGTGGACAGAGTTGTGTTATGGAGTGGCGTGGAGTGAACAGAGGTGTGTTATGGAGTGGAGTGGCGTGGCGTGGACAGAGGTGTGTTATGGAGTGGCGTGGCGTGGACAGAGGTGTGTTATGGAGTGGCGTGGAGTGAACAGAActgtgttatggagtggcgtGGCGTGGACAGAGGTGTGTTATGGAGTGGCGTGGCGTGGACAGAGGTGTGTTATGGAGTGGCGTGGAGTGAACAGAGctgtgttatggagtggcgtGGAGTGAACAGAGctgtgttatggagtggcgtGGCGTGGACAGAGGTGTGTTATGGAGTGGCGTGGTGTGAACAGAGGTGTGTTATGGAGTGGCGTGGAGTGAACAGAGGTGTGTTATGGAGTGGCGTGGTGTGGACAGAGGTGTGTTATGGAGTGGCGTGGAGTGAACAGAGGTGTGTTATGGAGTGGCGTGGAGTGAACAGAGGTGTGTTATGGAGTGGTGTGGCGTGGACAGAGGTGTGTTATGGAGTGGAGTGGCGTGGCGTGGCGTGGACAGAGGTGTGTTATGGAGTGGCGTGGCGTGGACAGAGGTGTGTTATGGAGTGGCGTGGCGTGGACAGAGGTGTGTTATGGAGTGGCGTGGCGTGGACAGAGGTGTGTTATGGAGTGGCGTGGAGTGAACAGAGctgtgttatggagtggcgtGGCGTGGACAGAGGTGTGTTATGGAGTGGCGTGGAGTGAACAGAGGTGTGTTATGGAGTGGCGTGGAGTGAACAGAGctgtgttatggagtggcgtGGTGTGGACAGAGGTGTGTTATGGAGTGGCGTGGAGTGAACAGAGGTGTGTTATGGAGTGGAGTGGCGTGGACAGAGGTGTGTTATGGAGTGGCGTGGCGTGGACAGAGGTGTGTTATGGAGTGGCGTGGCGTGGACAGAGGTGTGTTATGGAGTGGCGTGGAGTGAACAGAGctgtgttatggagtggcgtGGCGTGGACAGAGGTGTGTTATGGAGTGGCGTGGCGTGGACAGAGGTGTGTTATGGAGTGGCGTGGAGTGAACAGAGGTGTGTTATGGAGTGGAGTGGCGTGGCGTGGACAGAGGTGTGTTATGGAGTGGCGTGGCGTGGACAGAGGTGTGTTATGGAGTGGCGTGGAGTGAACAGAGGTGTGTTATGGAGTGGAGTGGCGTGGCGTGGACAGAGGTGTGTTATGGAGTGGCGTGGCGTGGACAGAGTTGTGTTATGGAGTGGCGTGGAGTGAACAGAGctgtgttatggagtggcgtGGCGTGGACAGAGGTGTGTTATGGAGTGGCGTGGCGTGGACAGAGGTGTGTTATGGAGTGGCGTGGAGTGAACAGAGctgtgttatggagtggcgtGGCGTGGACAGAGGTGTGTTATGGAGTGGCGTGGCGTGGACAGAGGTGTGTTATGGAGTGGCGTGGCGTGGACAGAGGTGTGTTATGGAGTGGCGTGGCGTGGACAGAGGTGTATTATGGAGTGGCGTGGCGTGGACAGAGGTGTGTTATGGAGTGGCGTGGACAGAGGTGTGTTATGGAGTGGCGTGGCGTGGACATAGGTGTGTTATGGAGTGGCGTGGCGTGGACATAGGTGTGTTATGGAGTGGCGTGGCGTGGACAGAGGTGTGTTATGGAGTGGCGTGGCGTGGACAGAGGTGTGTTATGGAGTGGCGTGGCGTGGACAGAGGTGTGTTATGGAGTGGCGTGGCGTGGACAGAGGTGTGTTATGGAGTGGCGTGGCGTGGACAGAGGTGTGTTATGGAGTGGCGTGGCGTGGACAGAGGTGTGTTATGGAGTGGCGTGGCGTGGACAGAGGTGTGTTATGGAGTGGCGTGGCGTGGCGTGGACAGAGGTGTGTTATGGAGTGGCGTGGCGTGGACAGAGGTGTGTTATGGAGTGGCGTGGCGTGGACATAGGTGTGTTATGGAGTGGCGTGGCGTGGACAGAGGTGTGTTATGGAGTGGCGTGGTGTGGACAGAGGTGTGTTATGGAGTGGAGTGGCGTGAACAGAGGTGTGTTATGGAGTGGCGTGGCGTGGACATAGGTGTGTTATGGAGTGGCGTGGCATGGACAGAGGTGTGTTATGGAGTGGTGTGGCGTGAACAGAGGTGTGTTATGGAGTGGCGTGACGTGGACAGAGGTGTGTTATGGAGTGGCGTGGCGTGGACAGAGGTGTGTTATGGAGTGGCGTGGCGTGAA is part of the Oncorhynchus keta strain PuntledgeMale-10-30-2019 chromosome 15, Oket_V2, whole genome shotgun sequence genome and encodes:
- the LOC127907625 gene encoding uncharacterized protein LOC127907625 codes for the protein MEWRGVDRGVLWSGVAWTEVCYGVAWRGQRCVMEWRGQRCVMEWRGVDRGVLWSGVAWTEVCYGVAWTEVCYGVAWRGQRCVMEWRGQRCVMEWRGVAWTEVCYGVAWRGQRCVMEWRGVDRGVLWSGVVWTEVCYGVAWRGQRCVMEWRGVDRGVLWSGVAWTEVCYGVAWTEVCYGVAWRGQRCVMEWRGVDRGVLWSGVAWRGQRCVMEWRGVAWTEVCYGVAWRGQRCVMEWRGVNRGVLWSGVEWTELCYGVAWCEQRCVMEWRGVNRGVLWSGVAWTELCYGVAWRGQRCVMEWRGVNRGVLWSGVE